Proteins from a single region of Apium graveolens cultivar Ventura chromosome 7, ASM990537v1, whole genome shotgun sequence:
- the LOC141672462 gene encoding glycine-rich RNA-binding protein 4, mitochondrial-like, whose amino-acid sequence MAFYNRIGSLISQTHMKTSVPSMLNAIRGMASSKLFVGGLSYNTNDDSLRDAFSSFGDVTEARVIFDRDTQRSRGFGFVSFADSESASSAKSAMDGQELEGRNIRVSEATERPPRDNFGGGGGYRGGYGAGGGGGYGAGGGNDGY is encoded by the exons ATGGCGTTTTACAATAGAATTGGAAGTCTTATCAGCCAGACACATATGAAAACATCAGTGCCGTCTATGCTTAATGCTATTCGTGGCATGGCATCCTCTAAACTTTTTGTTGGAG GTCTTTCATATAACACTAATGACGATTCCTTGAGAGATGCATTTTCAAGCTTTGGAGATGTTACTGAGG CCAGAGTTATTTTTGACAGAGATACACAGAGGTCCAGGGGTTTTGGTTTCGTGAGCTTTGCTGATTCTGAATCGGCTAGCTCAGCAAAGTCAGCCATGGATGGCCAG GAACTGGAAGGGCGTAACATCCGTGTGAGTGAAGCAACCGAACGTCCTCCTCGTGACAACTTTGGTGGTGGTGGTGGCTACCGTGGTGGATATGGTGCTGGTGGAGGAGGTGGATATGGTGCTGGTGGAGGAAATGATGGATATTAG